In Mongoliitalea daihaiensis, one DNA window encodes the following:
- a CDS encoding succinate dehydrogenase cytochrome b subunit, with product MSWVSKTLSSTLGRKLLMALTGLFLILFLVVHLAGNLQLLLPDNGESFNVYAHTMANNPFIKVVSIGNFAFILIHIIYSILLTQHNKKSRPVGYAMSKEGKSSTWASRNMGVLGTVILIFLIVHLRGFWYEAKFGTLPTTLIDGESFDDIYAIVAASYSNIIYVLVYVISMGFLAFHLSHGFASAFQTLGLNHVKYSPLIQKVGAGFSILIPALFALIPIVMYIQSL from the coding sequence ATGAGTTGGGTATCAAAAACCTTAAGTAGTACACTAGGCCGTAAATTATTAATGGCTCTAACCGGTTTGTTTCTCATTTTGTTCTTGGTAGTGCATTTAGCTGGTAATTTGCAGCTACTCTTACCTGACAATGGAGAATCTTTCAATGTATATGCACATACCATGGCTAACAATCCTTTCATCAAAGTTGTTTCTATTGGTAACTTTGCATTCATTCTCATCCACATTATTTACTCCATCCTACTTACTCAACACAATAAAAAGTCGAGACCAGTAGGTTATGCTATGAGTAAAGAAGGAAAAAGCAGTACATGGGCATCCAGAAACATGGGTGTTTTGGGTACCGTTATTTTAATCTTCTTGATCGTGCATTTAAGAGGGTTTTGGTACGAAGCCAAGTTTGGCACACTACCAACGACTTTAATCGATGGAGAAAGTTTCGATGACATCTATGCAATCGTAGCTGCGTCTTATTCCAACATTATTTATGTGTTGGTATATGTGATTTCTATGGGCTTTTTGGCTTTTCATTTATCCCATGGGTTTGCAAGTGCATTTCAGACACTTGGCTTGAATCATGTGAAATACTCACCATTGATTCAAAAGGTTGGAGCTGGTTTTTCCATTTTGATCCCTGCCTTGTTCGCTTTGATACCGATAGTCATGTATATTCAAAGCTTGTAG
- a CDS encoding 6-bladed beta-propeller → MTDVFVNFKKNTIEIFELKTIQVFDLISLDFLETISLDGIKGDINYIHHVSINDVYYLWTPIPSEQRKDMIQITAYNKYHLIRKASDTVEYFIPFQFGAPIDDRFYPSAREGEFLLSPILGTSTVYSLTKEGVKPAYDFLFSSNFPSNEELKSYRGNEVEFLTNNSFKFLTNFSETEKHLYFQFLGGEFYYHALVDKEEERIISIGKQSDFRVKIVATSGSYFYCYIFPSVYHRLKEEGKLAKDHPLLRYVDVNQVDRDDNPIVIRFSLE, encoded by the coding sequence ATGACCGATGTGTTTGTGAATTTTAAAAAGAACACCATTGAAATCTTTGAGTTGAAAACCATTCAGGTATTTGATTTGATAAGCTTGGATTTTTTGGAAACTATTTCCTTGGATGGGATAAAAGGGGATATCAATTACATTCACCATGTGAGTATCAATGATGTCTATTACCTATGGACTCCTATCCCATCGGAGCAGCGAAAGGACATGATTCAAATCACAGCATACAATAAGTATCATTTGATTAGGAAAGCATCAGACACCGTAGAATATTTTATTCCATTTCAGTTTGGGGCTCCAATTGATGATCGATTTTATCCTTCTGCTCGTGAGGGTGAGTTCCTGCTGTCTCCAATTTTAGGCACTTCTACTGTGTATAGCCTTACGAAAGAAGGAGTCAAGCCTGCGTATGACTTTCTGTTTTCTTCAAATTTTCCAAGCAATGAGGAATTGAAGTCCTATCGTGGAAATGAAGTTGAGTTTTTAACCAACAATTCCTTTAAGTTTTTAACTAATTTCTCAGAAACTGAAAAGCATCTTTATTTTCAATTTCTAGGTGGGGAATTTTACTATCATGCATTGGTTGATAAAGAAGAAGAACGAATTATTTCAATCGGGAAACAATCTGATTTTCGAGTAAAAATCGTAGCTACTAGCGGTTCCTATTTTTATTGCTATATTTTCCCAAGTGTGTATCACCGATTGAAAGAGGAAGGGAAATTAGCTAAGGATCATCCCCTGTTGAGATATGTGGATGTGAATCAGGTGGATAGGGATGACAATCCGATAGTGATTAGATTCTCTCTTGAATAA
- a CDS encoding alanine racemase: MAYLTLHRQKLSENFKFLRGMFEKHDVSWGVVSKLFCGNRKFLKELIDLGVREIHDSRISNLAKIKELNPEIQTVYIKPVSKRNVAKMVTYADVSLNSELNSIRWISEEAVKQCKTHKIIIMVETGDLREGVMGDHLVDFYAQVFDLPNIEIIGLGTNLNCLNGVMPSTDKLIQLSLYKQIIELKFNKKIPWVSAGTSVTIPLMLHQQLPKGVNHFRIGETLYFGVDLFEEKVIEGMHGDVFELYAEIIEMQEKPLLPTGVLAANPQGEVLEIDEDLYGKSSFRAILDIGLLDIDPKYLIAEDGELEILGASSDMLVLNIGTNPKGYAVGDTIKFDLKYMGALGILNSSYIDKVVV; the protein is encoded by the coding sequence ATGGCATATCTGACTTTACATAGGCAAAAACTATCAGAGAATTTTAAATTCTTGCGAGGGATGTTTGAAAAGCATGATGTCTCTTGGGGAGTGGTTTCGAAGTTGTTTTGTGGAAACCGGAAATTTTTGAAAGAGTTGATTGATTTGGGTGTTCGGGAAATTCATGACTCACGCATCAGTAATCTTGCAAAAATCAAGGAGCTCAATCCGGAAATACAAACAGTCTACATCAAGCCTGTATCCAAGCGTAATGTTGCCAAAATGGTGACCTATGCGGATGTCAGTCTGAATAGTGAACTGAATTCTATCCGCTGGATTTCAGAAGAAGCTGTGAAACAGTGTAAGACCCATAAAATCATTATTATGGTGGAAACGGGAGATTTGAGGGAAGGCGTGATGGGAGATCATTTAGTGGATTTTTATGCACAGGTTTTTGACCTGCCCAATATTGAAATCATTGGCTTAGGAACCAATTTGAATTGTTTGAATGGAGTAATGCCGTCCACCGATAAATTGATCCAATTGAGTTTGTACAAACAGATCATTGAGCTCAAGTTTAATAAAAAAATTCCGTGGGTTTCTGCAGGTACTTCTGTAACGATTCCTTTGATGCTCCATCAGCAATTGCCTAAAGGAGTCAATCATTTTAGGATAGGGGAGACATTATACTTTGGTGTGGATCTATTTGAGGAGAAAGTGATTGAAGGCATGCATGGGGATGTGTTTGAGCTGTATGCAGAGATCATTGAAATGCAGGAAAAACCTTTATTACCTACGGGTGTTTTGGCTGCCAATCCCCAGGGTGAGGTCTTGGAAATTGATGAGGATTTGTATGGCAAATCATCTTTCCGCGCTATTTTGGATATTGGATTATTGGATATTGATCCTAAGTACTTGATTGCAGAGGATGGGGAGTTGGAAATTTTGGGAGCTAGTTCGGATATGCTTGTTTTGAACATAGGTACCAATCCCAAGGGCTATGCAGTAGGAGATACGATCAAATTTGATTTAAAGTATATGGGAGCTCTGGGCATTTTGAACTCTAGCTACATAGACAAGGTAGTAGTTTAA
- a CDS encoding GNAT family N-acetyltransferase has protein sequence MPSIETLSAMDQATYLQKKEIADFLFVHLEKYGDPHEHIMKCLDYALDQAVDKGGFVVMARENQAVVGAVIVNKTGMSGYIPENILVYIAVDSSQRGKGVGKKLMQTAIDLAQGDIALHVEPDNPAKGLYESLGFTNKYLEMRLTKGRV, from the coding sequence ATGCCTAGTATAGAAACGCTATCCGCAATGGATCAAGCTACCTATTTACAGAAAAAAGAAATTGCAGATTTTCTATTTGTTCACTTAGAAAAATATGGAGATCCGCATGAGCATATCATGAAATGTTTGGATTATGCATTGGATCAAGCAGTAGATAAAGGTGGATTTGTAGTGATGGCGAGAGAAAACCAAGCGGTAGTAGGGGCAGTAATCGTCAACAAAACAGGGATGTCTGGCTATATTCCTGAAAATATTCTGGTATATATCGCAGTTGACAGCTCTCAACGGGGAAAAGGCGTTGGTAAAAAATTAATGCAAACAGCTATTGACTTAGCCCAAGGAGATATCGCCCTTCACGTAGAACCGGATAACCCTGCCAAAGGACTGTATGAGTCTTTAGGGTTTACGAATAAGTATTTGGAGATGAGACTTACCAAAGGAAGAGTTTAG
- a CDS encoding porin family protein, producing MKKLLLVCAFVFSVLAVQAQDQSRLGIGVRGGVNFSTFGGGDIQDDDYSNRTGLSVGLYATVPILPFLAVEPGVYYSIRGTKNNDFANSRAVLGYVDIPVLARLYVGSAFNVFAGPQLSFLQSSRFEGDLFGSTVGFDTNAVRERDFGAVVGVGFNPAKSFNVQASYNYGMQPVFKNSNVDVYNRGFTVSVGYTF from the coding sequence ATGAAAAAGTTATTATTAGTATGTGCATTTGTTTTTAGTGTACTTGCTGTGCAAGCGCAGGATCAGAGCAGATTAGGTATAGGTGTCCGTGGAGGTGTCAACTTTTCTACTTTTGGAGGTGGGGATATTCAGGATGATGATTATTCCAATAGAACGGGATTAAGTGTAGGTTTATATGCAACAGTACCAATTTTACCTTTTTTGGCGGTAGAACCTGGAGTATACTATTCTATTAGAGGCACGAAAAATAATGACTTTGCCAATTCCCGGGCGGTGTTGGGTTATGTTGATATACCTGTATTGGCTCGTTTGTATGTAGGTAGTGCGTTTAATGTTTTCGCAGGTCCACAGCTATCATTTTTGCAATCTTCCCGATTTGAGGGAGATTTGTTTGGATCTACGGTAGGTTTCGATACCAATGCTGTTCGTGAAAGGGATTTTGGTGCGGTAGTAGGTGTTGGTTTCAATCCAGCGAAAAGTTTTAACGTGCAGGCGTCTTACAATTACGGAATGCAGCCTGTGTTCAAAAATTCTAATGTAGATGTCTACAATCGTGGATTTACTGTCTCGGTTGGTTATACATTCTAA
- a CDS encoding sodium:solute symporter family protein, which produces MHYIDLGIFVGYMVLMLGVGYYFMRQNKNQDDYYVGGRNIGSWHIGLSVVATDVGGGFSVGLGGLGFVMGLSGSWMLFTGLLGAWLAAVFLIPRVKSDPAFANFYTFPQIFEYLFDKKVGVIAAIISLIGYLGFTSSQLLAGAKLASGTFLTLGLTEALVLMGVIAVVYTVLGGLKAVIYTDTVQWIILMLGFIFIGLPVAYFYVGGWEQIQATLPDAYFSLTNLRWQDLANWGITIIPIWFIGMTLYQRIFASRDVASAKKAWFIAGLFEWPIMAFMGVSLGLLSKVAFEQGMLIIDLDVMDPEMGLPILLRTILPPGILGLMMAAYFSAVLSTADSCLMAASGNLSTDIFGSWLQPKSEQAQIRYSQLFTLILGVIALVVALHMTNVLDLMLYSYAFMVSGLLVPILFGLFTIHRNPLAAVFAMLTGGVVTAGLGLLGWELLWGLDPNFFGVLASLAMYLLVSVFNRDYKQNKITKYA; this is translated from the coding sequence ATGCATTACATTGACCTCGGCATATTTGTCGGGTACATGGTACTGATGTTAGGCGTAGGGTATTACTTCATGCGCCAAAATAAAAATCAGGACGATTACTACGTAGGAGGAAGGAATATTGGGAGCTGGCATATTGGATTGTCCGTTGTAGCTACTGATGTAGGTGGAGGCTTCTCTGTTGGGTTGGGAGGATTGGGCTTTGTAATGGGCCTTTCGGGTAGTTGGATGTTGTTTACAGGGCTTTTGGGCGCCTGGTTGGCAGCAGTTTTTTTGATTCCTCGAGTGAAGAGTGATCCTGCTTTTGCAAACTTTTACACCTTTCCTCAGATCTTCGAATATCTATTTGACAAAAAGGTAGGGGTTATTGCAGCTATTATCTCGTTGATAGGATATCTCGGTTTTACGTCTTCTCAGTTGTTGGCGGGTGCAAAATTGGCCTCAGGGACATTTCTAACACTGGGTTTGACAGAGGCCTTGGTCTTAATGGGTGTCATAGCAGTGGTTTATACCGTGCTAGGAGGCTTAAAGGCTGTAATTTACACTGACACTGTACAGTGGATTATTCTAATGCTGGGTTTTATTTTTATCGGTTTGCCGGTAGCCTACTTTTATGTGGGTGGTTGGGAACAAATACAGGCCACCTTACCGGATGCTTATTTTTCGTTGACCAATCTTCGCTGGCAGGATTTGGCTAACTGGGGTATTACCATCATTCCCATTTGGTTTATTGGGATGACCCTATATCAGCGGATATTTGCAAGCAGGGATGTAGCCTCAGCCAAGAAAGCCTGGTTTATTGCAGGTCTTTTTGAGTGGCCTATCATGGCTTTTATGGGTGTATCCTTGGGATTATTGTCCAAAGTGGCCTTTGAGCAAGGAATGCTGATCATCGATTTGGATGTGATGGATCCTGAAATGGGTTTACCAATCCTATTAAGAACAATTTTACCGCCGGGCATTTTGGGATTGATGATGGCGGCCTATTTTTCGGCAGTGCTATCCACAGCTGACTCTTGTTTGATGGCAGCATCGGGAAATCTTAGCACCGATATCTTTGGTTCATGGTTGCAACCGAAGTCCGAACAGGCCCAAATTCGGTACAGTCAGTTATTTACCTTAATTTTAGGAGTAATCGCACTTGTAGTAGCCTTACACATGACCAATGTATTGGACTTGATGTTGTATAGCTATGCATTTATGGTGTCGGGTCTGTTGGTGCCGATTTTATTTGGACTCTTTACTATCCATAGAAATCCCTTGGCTGCTGTATTTGCCATGCTGACAGGAGGGGTGGTTACAGCTGGGTTGGGTTTGTTAGGTTGGGAGCTTTTATGGGGCTTAGACCCAAATTTTTTCGGAGTATTGGCCTCTTTAGCAATGTATTTGCTTGTAAGTGTATTTAATAGAGATTATAAACAAAATAAAATTACAAAATATGCCTAG
- a CDS encoding 6-bladed beta-propeller codes for MKNLVLFFCLLHMTISCAQKQASEEFLGKKIPSVLLSVDPKIEFQWPSTITVEEVIYLETTDESILSRLDKVFVSPDEQIIVTIDLTLRKAVIFDQHGNILRVLDKKGQGPNEYLTYDRCVCEF; via the coding sequence ATGAAAAATCTAGTTTTATTTTTTTGTTTGTTGCACATGACAATTTCTTGTGCTCAAAAACAGGCAAGTGAGGAGTTTTTAGGCAAGAAAATCCCTTCGGTTTTATTGAGTGTTGATCCAAAGATTGAATTTCAATGGCCGTCTACTATAACGGTAGAGGAAGTTATCTATTTGGAAACTACCGATGAATCCATTCTTTCTAGGTTGGATAAAGTCTTTGTTTCACCGGATGAGCAGATCATTGTAACCATAGACTTGACTTTAAGGAAGGCAGTCATTTTTGATCAACATGGGAATATCCTTCGTGTTTTAGATAAGAAAGGTCAAGGTCCGAATGAATACCTAACATATGACCGATGTGTTTGTGAATTTTAA
- a CDS encoding succinate dehydrogenase/fumarate reductase iron-sulfur subunit has product MNLTLKIWRQKNNSDKGGFKEYKVSGISKDMSFLEMLDVLNEQLSEKGEDPVHFDHDCREGICGMCSLYINGNPHGPLQTTTCQLHMRSFSDGETITIEPWRAKAFPVMKDLVVDRSAFDRIIQAGGYVSVNTGGVPDANEIPIPKTIADLAMDAAQCIGCGACVAACKNASAMLFTSAKVSQLALLPQGQVERKRRAEKMVAQMDSEGFGACTNTGACEAQCPKGISITNIARMNREYFSAVVSNTELV; this is encoded by the coding sequence ATGAATTTAACATTAAAAATTTGGAGACAAAAGAATAATTCCGATAAGGGAGGATTCAAAGAATATAAAGTATCCGGTATTTCAAAAGACATGTCGTTTTTGGAAATGTTGGATGTATTGAATGAGCAATTATCTGAGAAAGGTGAAGATCCAGTTCACTTTGATCACGACTGTAGAGAAGGTATCTGTGGGATGTGTTCCTTGTACATCAACGGAAATCCCCACGGGCCACTACAGACCACTACTTGCCAATTGCACATGCGTTCCTTCAGTGATGGAGAAACCATCACGATCGAGCCATGGAGAGCAAAAGCCTTCCCTGTGATGAAGGACTTGGTCGTAGACCGTTCTGCATTTGACAGAATCATCCAAGCAGGTGGTTATGTATCCGTCAACACCGGTGGTGTGCCTGATGCCAATGAGATTCCAATTCCTAAGACGATCGCAGACTTAGCGATGGATGCAGCTCAGTGTATCGGTTGCGGAGCTTGCGTAGCCGCTTGTAAAAACGCATCTGCCATGTTGTTTACTTCTGCGAAAGTTTCCCAACTGGCTTTATTGCCTCAGGGACAAGTAGAGCGTAAGCGCAGAGCAGAGAAAATGGTAGCTCAAATGGATTCAGAAGGCTTTGGAGCATGTACCAACACAGGTGCCTGCGAGGCGCAGTGTCCAAAAGGCATTTCTATTACCAATATTGCCCGTATGAACAGAGAGTATTTCTCTGCTGTGGTGAGCAATACAGAGTTGGTATAA
- a CDS encoding fumarate reductase/succinate dehydrogenase flavoprotein subunit, whose product MILDSKIPAGPIGEKWTKHKFNVKLVNPANKRKYEVIVVGTGLAGASAAASLAELGYNVKAFCFQDSPRRAHSIAAQGGINAAKNYQNDGDSVYRLFYDTVKGGDYRAREGNVYRLAEVSVSIIDQCVAQGVPFAREYGGLLANRSFGGAQVSRTFYARGQTGQQLLLGAYSALSRQVANGKVKLYPRTEMMDVVTVDGKARGIITRNLITGALESHSAHAVLLCTGGYGNVFFLSTNAMGSNVTAAWRAHKKGAYMANPCFTQIHPTCIPVSGDHQSKLTLMSESLRNDGRVWVPATVEVAEKLRKGQIKANDIPESDRDYFLERKYPSFGNLVPRDVASRNAKYVCDEGRGVNETGEAVFLDFRDAIKRDGRKTIEGKYGNLFDMYKQITGEDPYEMPMMIYPAVHYTMGGLWVDYNLMTTVPGLYALGEANFSDHGANRLGASALMQGLADGYFVIPYTIGDYLAQTPYEKVSTDHPEFKKAEKEVQDRIQKLLTIKGEKTVDHFHKRLGKIMWNYCGMARNEEGLKKAKQMIKDLKAEFWSNVNVLGGGDELNQSLEKAHRVADFIELGELMVDDALSRNESCGGHFREEYQTPEGEALRDDENYAYVAAWKYMGEGQEEELHKEPLVFENVKLTQRSYK is encoded by the coding sequence ATGATACTGGATTCTAAAATACCTGCTGGTCCCATTGGAGAAAAGTGGACCAAACATAAGTTCAACGTGAAGTTGGTCAACCCGGCCAACAAGAGGAAGTATGAAGTGATCGTAGTGGGAACTGGTCTTGCAGGTGCTTCTGCGGCGGCTTCCCTTGCAGAGTTAGGTTACAATGTCAAAGCATTTTGTTTTCAAGATAGCCCGAGAAGAGCGCACTCTATTGCAGCTCAAGGCGGGATCAATGCGGCTAAAAATTATCAAAATGATGGCGATTCCGTATATCGTCTATTCTACGATACCGTCAAAGGTGGTGATTACAGAGCAAGAGAAGGCAACGTATATCGTCTTGCCGAAGTATCTGTAAGCATCATCGACCAATGTGTGGCGCAAGGTGTACCCTTTGCAAGAGAGTACGGAGGTTTGTTGGCCAACCGTTCATTCGGTGGCGCACAGGTTTCCCGTACATTCTATGCAAGAGGCCAAACCGGACAGCAATTGTTGTTGGGTGCTTATTCTGCACTTTCTAGGCAAGTAGCCAATGGTAAGGTTAAATTATATCCACGTACCGAAATGATGGATGTGGTAACTGTGGATGGTAAAGCACGTGGTATTATCACCCGAAACTTGATCACAGGTGCTTTGGAATCCCACAGTGCTCACGCAGTGTTGTTATGTACAGGTGGATATGGTAACGTATTCTTCCTTTCCACCAATGCGATGGGTTCTAATGTGACGGCTGCTTGGAGAGCACACAAAAAAGGTGCTTACATGGCAAATCCTTGCTTTACCCAAATTCACCCAACATGTATCCCTGTATCAGGCGATCATCAGTCCAAGTTGACTTTGATGTCCGAGTCTTTAAGAAATGATGGTAGAGTATGGGTTCCAGCAACTGTAGAAGTAGCAGAAAAACTTAGAAAAGGTCAAATCAAAGCCAATGATATTCCTGAATCAGACAGGGATTATTTCTTGGAAAGAAAATATCCTTCGTTTGGTAACTTGGTACCTCGTGATGTAGCTTCCAGAAATGCGAAATACGTGTGCGATGAAGGCAGAGGAGTTAACGAAACGGGTGAGGCTGTATTCTTGGATTTCCGTGATGCGATCAAGCGTGATGGCAGAAAAACTATCGAAGGAAAATACGGCAACTTGTTTGACATGTACAAGCAAATCACCGGTGAAGATCCTTACGAAATGCCAATGATGATTTATCCTGCGGTACACTATACCATGGGTGGTTTGTGGGTAGATTATAATTTGATGACGACAGTACCAGGTTTGTATGCGTTGGGTGAGGCAAACTTCTCTGATCATGGAGCCAACAGATTAGGAGCTTCTGCTTTGATGCAAGGCTTGGCGGATGGGTATTTTGTAATTCCGTACACTATTGGTGACTATCTGGCTCAAACGCCTTATGAAAAAGTTTCTACGGATCATCCGGAATTCAAAAAGGCCGAAAAAGAAGTTCAGGATCGTATCCAAAAGTTATTAACCATCAAAGGAGAAAAGACAGTAGATCATTTCCACAAGCGCTTAGGTAAAATCATGTGGAATTACTGTGGTATGGCTAGAAATGAAGAAGGTTTGAAAAAGGCCAAGCAGATGATCAAAGATTTAAAGGCTGAATTCTGGTCCAATGTCAATGTACTTGGTGGAGGCGATGAATTGAATCAATCCTTGGAAAAAGCTCACAGAGTTGCTGATTTCATCGAATTGGGTGAATTGATGGTGGATGATGCCTTGAGCAGAAATGAATCCTGTGGAGGTCACTTTAGAGAAGAGTATCAGACTCCTGAAGGCGAAGCCTTGAGAGATGACGAGAACTATGCTTACGTGGCAGCATGGAAGTACATGGGAGAGGGACAAGAGGAGGAATTACACAAGGAGCCTCTTGTGTTTGAAAATGTGAAGTTGACCCAAAGAAGTTACAAGTAA